The Poecile atricapillus isolate bPoeAtr1 chromosome 6, bPoeAtr1.hap1, whole genome shotgun sequence genome contains the following window.
CGTGGTCAGCAAGGAAGACATCTCCATCCTCGCACTCCACCCGGACGGGGAAAACCCTGGCACCGTCCCCTTCCTCACGGAAGGACCCTTGCCACTGGATGCTCCTCACTGCCTTGTTGAGCAGGACGGTGCCCTCGGGCAGGTCCGAGATCAGGCGCTCGGCCAAGCTGCTGTAGCCACTGTGGGAGGAGTCACCGCTGGAGACGCGGCGGCCCCTGGAACGCTCCTCCGCGTCCCGCTCCGGAGCCCCGCGCTTACCCTGGGAAGGTGCAGTCCAGGCCGGGCAGCGACACGTACTCCCCGAAGGGCTCCAGGCCCACCAGGTCCATGCTGTGGGTCCCGCTGATGCAGCACTCCAGCTTGAGGCAGGCGGCGAGCACGGCCAGCTGCAGCCGCCGGGCATCATCCTGGCCCCCCGCCATCGTGGGGACCGTCCGGGCGATCTCTGCCCGCAGGTACTGGCCCACGCTGGGCCACGGTGGCTCCTTGGACCCCTGGAAAGCGCGGGTGGAGGCCAGGAGGGCGTAGAAGAGGTCGCGGGCTTCGCGCACTGCCTTGGCATTCAGCACCTTCCCCGAGCTGCCGTAGGTGACGGACGGCATCGGGGGGTGACCCCCCGCTTCCACCTGCTGGTTCTCCTCCCGAGCGGCCTCCGGGCCCAGCAGGCCGTAGCTGGAGGCCAGGCAAAACACGGGATTTCCCGGCGAGGGGCCGTGGATCCAGTGTGCCCCCATCTCCGCCAGCCCCGACGCTGCCGGGAGGGAGAGCGGGTCACCCCGAGCCGTGCCCGTGGAGAAGCCCTCGGGGCGCGGCGGGACCCCCGGAACGGCCGGAGCCGGCGGGCCCTGCCGcgcccccggtgccccccgtGACCGGCTTCCGTTCGATCCCCGGCTGCCCACGGGACCGGCCGCCCCCGCCACGTGTCCAGCCCGCTCAGGTCCGGCCCCGGGGGCCGGGGTGGGTCAGGTGCAGCTCCCGCATCCCGGTACAgccgccccccgccccagcCCGGGCCCGCCCCCCGGTGCCGCCCACCCCCCGTTCCCTGAGCCTCCCCTCGGCCTCCCCGCCCGTACCGAAGGGGCGGGTGCAGACGCGGCCGCCGGCGCGGGCCGCCGCCtccagcaggaggagggagccGTGTCCGCGGAGCCGCTGggccgcccccagccccgccaGCCCCGCGCCCACCGCCACCACCCGCCGCCCGCTGCCCTCCATGGCCGCCCGCGCCGGCCGGTACCGccctccgccgccgccggcaCCGCCCGCCGCCAACGGCACCGCCcccggagcggccccggccGCGGCAGGGAGGcgaggaggaaggaagggatggagggatggatggggaaATGGATGCAGGGAGGCAGGCgtggatggatgggatggatagatggatgcAAGGGGGTCCCGGTGCAGTGATGAGCCAGCTGCCCATGGAGGGCAGGAGAAGGCCGGGGTGGGAGAGGAGACCCCTCCTGGAATAGGGGCAGGTAGTGACCatctcctcaccctcctcctctccctgctctgctccggCTCATCCAccttgtgccgtggccggccaGCCTGGTAAGGTGGAGGAGCAGTGGGTGCTGCCCCACACATCCTGCCAcacatcccagcagagctgccacaAGGGCCAGTCCCAGCGCTCCCGCCCACCCGTGCTTCCCAAACCTTCATGCATACAAGAGTCTTCACTCCCAAGGCTgtctggtgggtttttttcgCCAGCAAGCGTTCCTACCGCCTGCCCAGGGGTGGGGCAGggtactgggatgtactgggataGTCCCAGCTGGGACCCTGGGAGAACCCACTGTGCCACCCAGCTCTACCAGCAAAAGGGTTactgtgtccctgctggccctggcagctCCCCAGAAAATATTCACATGCAAGGAAGAGCTGAGTGTGTCAAAGATCAGGCTCCTGAGTATTTTGAGTATTTattttggagggattttcccCACCTCCGGGTTTGCAGCGAGCAGCACAGTGGGATGGGCTGGAGACATcagcctggcagcagcttcCTGGGGGGACAATGGTCCTGCAAGCCAGCCCAGGGCATTTGGGGTCACCAGCTCCCAGGGGTGAGGGATGATCATTCCCAGTGTCTTGGTGCTGAGCCAAGCAGACACTCCTGGGGACCTCTGGCCCCTGAGTCCCAGCCCGAACAATGCAGGCAAGTGCCTGGCTTGGCCCAGAGAGAGACCTTCCACTTCCCTAGCTACTTGTCTTGGGGAAAAAGGATTCTCCAAATCCAACCTGAATCCCCCTGGGCTGCAATCTGGGGCCAGAACCCCTCGTTGCATCACCTGTTGCTGCTGCCAAGAAGGGTTTGGCCTCATCCACCTCCTCTGTTCCTTTGTGTGCCACACCTGGGGGGCTGCTTGCAGCCTGTCCCCCCCACAGCCAGACTCAATGGGCCCAGCTTCCTCCCACCTCCTCATATGCTGGGTGCTCTAATCCACAACACACTGGGCAGCCACTGTGGGGTGATGGCAGGGTCCCCATatccccctggcacagctcagggtCAGCACCATCATGTTGGGGCCCttccagcagggctggtggctcctgcctgctccGGTGCCTTGGCTGACCctggtgctgctcccagcacggTGCCACCGCTGCTTGAGGAGCTCCCAAGCAAGGAGGAGAGACCCCAACAACCAAGGGATGCGTGGAAAACACCATCACCACAAGCGTGTCAGGCCAGCAGgaaggaggggacagcagggagtgTCCCACCCCCTCCTTGAGCTGTCTCAGCTGAGGGACAGGGGCCAGGCCACCAGCacctcccccaggagctgccgCTCTACCAGGACTCCTCCATCAGCTTCAGGATGCTGCTGTAGAGGCGCCCAGGGGCATCCAGGCCCCAGATAAAGTCCCAGTGGTTCCAGTCAGGGATGTGGCTGTAGGTGACGAGGTGAGAGATgcggggcagcagcaggaggatgtCCCTCTGGTCAGCTGCCCAGTCCTGCCCTCCGGACCACACCGCTGTGGGCACCGGCATCTCCTCCACGCGGTACAAGGGCGGTGTGTCCTGGAGGGACACAGGGGGCTCTCAGTTGGTCAATCCCTGCAAGCCATTCTGTCCCTGCACCACCCTGGATAGACCccccagcatctccagctgcCAGCGCTGCCACTGCAGCTCCTACCTGGTGGTACACGGCTGGGTTCTTGCTGCCGTAGTCAAAGGCTTTGAATTCTCCAGATTTTATCACCTGGAAAGAGAGGATGGATCTGCTCTGGGAGGCCAGCGAGTGCTGCTGCGTGGGTCTCGCATCTCCTGGCCCCTCGAGGTGCCTGCCATGAGAGGGTGCTCAGAAGGGGTTTGTGTAAGTGCCTGCCCTCCATCTGCCCATCTCCAATCGTGCCAGCTGGCTGGGGACAAGCAGGACAAGGAAAGGTGTCGGTGTCCTCACCCGTGGGACATTGCAGGAGGAGATGGTATCCATGCAAAGCCAGGCTTTCCACCTTTTTTAACGGTGGATTTTTGAGCTCTGGCTCCATGCCTGTCCCTAGCTATGGGCTGACAAACCAAGGTGTTGCATGTGTCTCCTCAGCTGCCTTGGTGCCACGCTCTTCCCTCTGAAATCCTGCTCACCAccagctgtgtgtgcagagtGCTGCTGGAGTGCCTTCAACAACCTGATCATCCTTTTTTCACCTACCCTTACCTATAATTTGGCTCTGCAAGGAGGCACACGGGTGGGGTTTCTCCAGCCTGACCCTGTTTCCAGCAGGGCCAGTGCTGAAGCTGCAGAGTCTATCTCCAGGGGGCCCAAGACCCCTTTGGACAGGGGAGATGTTGTTGGTCCCCCTTTTCTTCCTCATCCACTTCCCCCAGCCTCTCCTTGGGCtttcacccaccagcacccaaGTTCTGTTTTGGCAACTCCTGGGGGCTCTCAGCATCCATCTGTGGCCtccccatcctgtcccttgtcctgcctggcacagcacaggacaCACACGACAGTGTCCCCTGGTCCCCAGAGGCACCAGGGCAGCTCATCCTGCATCCAGCATCTCTTCTTATTTCTTGCCTTTACTTTCTCAGGAGCTGCCAGTGTCAGAGATCCCTGAACTCTCATGtctgccctgggcacagcagacTCTTGGTGAAGGGACCATCTCGGGGGTCAGGGATCCTACCTGGGCCCAGTGGATGATGTTTTTGACAGAGGTGCCTTCCGGATAGTGGGATGTGTACACATCCAGCCGTGTCTGCAAGGAAACACACCCCAGCTATTGTTGTTTTCCAGCGGATGGGAGTGGAGTGGCAGCTGCCAGgtgtttcccagagcagccactGCTGAGTCACGCTGCCTGAAGAGCTGGACCAGGTTCAGgaatataattttcattaaaaaccaGTTGCTGTGAGGCAGCATCTGGAGGAGAGAGATGAGGGATGAGCTCTGTAAGACACCTTACCTGGGCTCAGGGGCTGTGCTCAAGGCCTCAGTGACCACCTGAGGTCACCCAGAGGCTGCTTCAGCAGCTGGGTCAGAGCAGGGGCTGCACCCCAGAGGTGTTGTCAAGGGCCACCTGGCCACTGACATTtacccagcagtgcctgggggcTTTTCCTGTCCCTGGAGGAAAAGCACGTGGCAGAGGGACGTGTGTTGCCCATGCAGGGTCTGCTTGCTGCGAGCACAGGGGGGCGAGTGGCTgtggcaggctgggcagggcggGTGGCAGAGCAGTGTCCCCACTGGAATGTCACACCCACCATGTTGAGGTTCTTCTCGTTGTGGCCACCCATCAGGAAGAGGAGGTTGGCACAGGGCCTGTGCAGCAGCGTGTGCCTGCACAGCTCCGGGAGAAACCGCCACAGCTTCCTGATCCGCAGGGACGCGTCCgttctgcccagcagcagctgtgggagcaAAGGGTGATGTGcgtttcctgcttttccctccctgcagcccagctcctggacTGTGCCACCAGCCAGGCAGTAAAGGGAATATCCAGGAGTCAAGCCTGCCCCCCTGCCCTGGTGCCCCATGGGGGTGGGTACAGCTCGGTGCAGGAGTTGATGCTGACTGAACACACGACAGGGAAATCAATATTCACAgctctcctctttcctcccacctcccccaAGCACTGGATCTGTTTCTCATGGAATCAACATGgcaaagctgctcttttccaggtGTTTAAGCCTAGGGCCCCTACAAGTGCCCCCATGTAAAGACCATGTTTATCCTACAGATGGAAAGAAGACATGTGCTCAACAAGGATTGTATGTGCAGCTGAATGGTGCCTGTGCTAATAAATCAGCAGGAATTAACTGTTTTCTGCTGCATCAGAGAGCCCCAGGGGTTGCAAATGGGCATGCAAACCATGCATGACCACGATCTGGGCACGATCCCTTCTCTAGAACCAGTTTTGGGGCAGAAGGGCATGGGGTAATCCCTTACTGGAATCATCTTGAGCTTGTTGTCCAGGAGGAGCAGTATCTTCATGAGTGGACTTTTGGCATTCTTGGGTACcgctgctggagccagggcaAAAAACATTTTGACTTTCTGAGCCAGTTCGGGCATGGATGAAAACGCAATAAACgctgagaaaacagaaaaacaacctCAGACTTGCTCCGTCTTTCCTCAGGTGCTTAATCTGAGGGTTCACTTGGATCTAGGTCTGTTTAATTAATGATCTCTGCTTGGAAATCTGAGATCTCTTGCCACCTTCCTGCTAAATGTTGGTGCAAGAGATGCCCAAAGGGAGGCAGCACCTTTATTCCCTTGGCTGATCAGGCACTTCAGTGGTTTTTAAGCCCAAATGGAGGGGACCCTTTTGCTTTCTGCTgagcaaaatgaaatttttcaaGTCAGGGTGACGGGTCACCCCTCAGAACTCACCGATTGAGCAGCCCTGGGAGTAGCCAACGTAGTGGAGCTGCTTCTGTCCCGTTTTCTGCAGCACGAAGTCGATGGCAGCTGGGAGGTCGTACATTGCCATCTCATGGAAGCTGCAACACAGGAGGGGGATGTTGGCtatgaggcagcagcaggagagcaaaCTTACCTTGAGCTGCCTTGCATTGCTCAGCTTTATATCTTGGGCtgcttttccaggagaaaattcCTGGCATGGatccctcctgccatggcatCATCCTCCCCTGAAAGAGCTTAGTCCTCCCACGACCGTGCTGAGCAGTAAATAGACTGTGCAGAGCCTGGCCAGCATTCCAGTGCCTCTCTGCAGACCCAGGGCTGGCTCCCACCAGGATTacagcaccagctctgctccttgGGATGCTCTTTCCCGGAGGGGAATGGAGCACCGGTTCCTGCCCGTGTGCCTGTTGGTGGGATATGGTGAAAGGCAGACCTGCTGTGTGAGGATTTTCTAAAAGCCTGTTTACGAGCTTGTGGATTCTGCCCTGAAGATCAGCTCTGGAGAGGCAGTAGCAGCTTAAAAAGAGGGGACAAGGGGCAAGAAGGTCTAGGAGCAGGGGAGGTGGCAGTGACACTTGTGGACATCTTAGCGGTGTCCCTGTGGACGAGGCAGGGCTGGTGTCTCTGTGTGCCCCCCCTGTGCTCTCggcagctgcagggaggtgcTGGCACCGTGTCAGCAGGCAGGTCTGCTCAGGTCTCTCCATCCTCCCCCGGgagaggctgtgccagggatcAGGCGCTCTGACTTGCCTGCTCGGAGGCACCCACCTCTGCCTAGAGCTTGGGGACAGGCAGAGAACATCGCCAGGCTTTTGTAATGTGCTCCAGCCCACctgaaatcccagaattccaccTGGTCAGCTGAAAGGTGCTGGTGTCTCCGGGAGCAGCTGGTCCCCCGGCTGTTTGCCAGCCACACGTCATAGCCAGAGTCTGCTAGTATGAAGCCAAGGCTGTTGTTAGCGAGATTTTCCACCCAGTGGCTGCCTTCTCCAAATAATCCGTGCTGGAGAAACACAACTGGCTTGGCCCCTGGGTGCAAAAGAAACAGCACATTTAATTGAAACAGATTCTCTCTATTCACTCACCCCAAATTAAGGCCAGTAAGCCTTAATTAAGCCTCTTCCTTGCGCTGGCAGAGGACATgcaaaatgtgtattttgaCTGTGTTTTCTGGCTCTGAGTGTAAACTGGAGAAATCCCACGGATTCAGGATTTTTGCTTTAACAGTGACTATTCCCCTGGCCTGTCTGGGTTCATCCATTCCCCTGCTCACattcagggcttttttttttattttttgctggcTCTGAGTGAAATAGAGCTGTACCTCTGTTCTCTGGCTTTTCTCTTCCATGAGGAATTCTGTTCAGGTGGATGTAGTAGCCGTCACGAGTCAGGACTTCATACTCCTCACTGGGGTATCCTCTGTAGCAGATGATTTGGCTCTGGGGAAAGGAAAACCCAGGTGGGAAACTTTCCATAGCAAAGGTGTTTATATGACTTGAAGAGACCACTCTTGGTAAAACCGAAGTTCTGCGCTCTGCCCAGGCTGTGTTGGGATCAGCTGAGGACTTTTTGTGACAGAGGATGCTCTGTCTGAACCTCACCCCAGTGATCTGCCCGAGGGAAGGGGAGATGCTCAGCCGTGGGCGGCTGCGGGGCTTGAAACGCTTCCAGACACGACGATTGAAACCGAAAGGATTTCCTGACGCCTGACCCCGCTTTACTGATGGCTGGCACCGATTTCCTGACGCCTGGCACCGATTTCCTGACAGCTGGCACCGATTTCCTGACGCCTGACACCGACGGCAGCACATGTCACATCAGGCTCCCAGCTGATGTGCCGGGCAGATAAGGTGGTGGGGCAGATGGAACCTGCCGAGCTGGGCTGACTGGAAGGGCAGTGGGATAAACCCCATGGGATATTCCTTGCAGGGCTCCCGAGGCTCTGCCTGAGCTTTATTTATGCTGAAAACTCCACAGACTGGGAAGTTTCCAGGTAAAATCCAGCTGTGGTCCTGCCCCACACATTGCTGTACCCTCCCTTTGTCAGGTTGGCAGGAAAGATTAAGTGCAGCAAATTTACCACGTCTTGGgtcctgctcagcccagcttcAGAGCCTCCCAGGGCTCACCTGGACACGGCCCTGAGCCATTTGCTCCAGCTGAAGGAGAGGAGCCACGAACAAATTTCTACCCTCTGGGGAGATATCTGCTCAAATCCAGTCTGGGATTATCCCCATCTCCAACTGCCCTGCTGGTAAATGAACTTAATTCTGCTGGGAGGAGGAGCTTGTTAATGATGGTGTGGAGGCAGCATCATCTCACAGCAGCTCAACAGCACCAGCCCTCTCCATGTGCCCTCCACCcctctctcctccagctgaATGTGCCCAAGCTTTCAAAAGTTTCAAATTCAAAGTTCTCCTGACTTACAGTGTTCATGGAAGCCTCGGGATTTAGAGCCTTTTTCTGCTTGGTGGCATCTTCAGAGTTCGTGGGTGCTTGTAGGAAAAGCAGGATTGCAAGAAACAGCCACATCTTGTGCCTGtctaaataataatagtaacaacaacaaaaataatgataatgatagTAATAACAGGAATAGGAACAACAACAGGATtaacaacagcaaaaccagtaacacctttttaatatttttaatggcaAGAAGAAGAGAACAAGCTGTGCAAAACCAGAACTAAACCAATACCATTGGACCAGTTGTCTCACAGAGGAAATTAATCTAAAGGGGGAGTTTAGGCTGTGGAAGGAACGTGTTTAGTGGGGCTGGGCTATGACTATGTCTATACTTTTCTCTATTGTTTCTCTATTGCTTAGCTTTTGTACCCAAAACCCACTGTAAACAGAAGGACCCTATGAACTGAAACTGGTAGAGCCTCATAAGAAGACTATTGGTTAAATAACTGTAGGCTCAAAAAACCAGAAACCTTTTTCACCACCTTAGAAGCTCCTGAGCTGAGCAGAAGCCTATTTTTAATGCACACAATTAATATGATATATGATTTCTAATGTTTTGCCAGGTTCTCAAAAGTTCGAGCTTAACTTCAGCCCAGCAGCACAAACTGTGAAttactctctgcctccctcctTCTGCTCCCAGTGCATCTCCCACACCACGAGACTTTCCTGCCCTTGGACGTATTCCCAGCAAACCTACCTGTGGTACCACCAAGATGCAAGTTAAAATCAAAAAGATGCTTTTCCCCTTCTTGGGGCAGCTCCAAAAGGACACAAATCAGAAGGACACGGAGGAAAACACGTTACCAGGCAGAGCCCACTGGCTGGTCTGAGCAGGCTGctggtggcagtgctggtggcTCTGTCACCACCAGAGATAAAAGGACCACGCTGTGTCAGAGCCCAGCCACGCTGGCACACTGCTGTCCCTCATCACGTGCCTTCCAATTAACAGATGTGTGCTGATCACTCCTGTGGCACCTCCCTCCGTGTGGCTGTGACTTTCGTGCGTGCAGAGGATTGCGTTCCCAGATCCGTGTGCTGGGGAATTCCAGCTATGGAGTTGCACCTCAAGCTCATGATAGccaagatgaagaaaaaacaaacaaacaaaaaagccaacaGCTTTTCTTTGTAAATGTCATTTCCTAACTCCCAGGGTCATTTCCTGTCTCCCAGAGTTATTTAGAAGAGTTCCTGGTGCAACAAAGTCAGTTTGGGCTCTACCATCTTTACCAAGCCTCAGCAGCATGCTGAGCTCCCCAAGGACAAACAAGGACAGGTCAGGCCTCGCTGCCTGCCTGGATGGGACACACTTGGTCATTCCACTCCTTGTGAAAAGTGACAGTAAGGTCTAAAAGTGTCGTGTTAGCAAGGGGCAATTCACAGAAGCTCTGCAGGAGCTTTCTGGAAAAGCACGAGGCTGCAGGTGTCACCAGCAGCCAGCGGTGCGGAGGAGAGCTGGTGCAACACCTCTGCTTGGCCAAAGCCACAGAGATAAGGTGTTTGTTCCCCACCTGCAGCCCGTGACTGCCTACCTACGCCTTTCCCTGCCTTGGTAGCCACCTAGAAACCTgtggctggctctgctggagtGTGCCTTCCCTGGCTGTGGATTGGGCTGCCTCCCAGCGCTGCTGCCAGCCGTGGTGCACGAGCGGGATGTGAGCTGTGAAACGCAGCCCGAGCACgcgccctgctccagccccagcctgtgcttgTCTCTTGgtgccacagctgctggcacaAGGGGCTGTGTGGGTATCTTCCTCCTCGTGGCCAGGGCCTTCACTCCTTCATTACCTTCTGCACCCCCTCTTGGCTTTGGGAAATGTCTTCCCTCGCTTGTGAGCACAAAAATCCCATGACAAAGCGTCAGAGGATCGTGGAATGGAGCCCAtctaggttggaagggacctcaaagctcatctcattccaccctctgccatgggcagggacaccttccactatcccaggctgctccaagcccatccaacctggccttggacactcccagggatccaggggcagccacagcttctctgggcaccctgtgccagggcctgcccaccctcccagggaacaattccttctcAATATCCCAtttatccctgccctctggcagtctgaacccattccctgtgtcctgtcactccagttCCTGATGCAgggtccctctccagcttccctgtatcccttcaggccctggaaggagctgtgaggtctccacacacccttcccttctccaggctgagcagccccagctctcccagcctggctccagagggaaGGTGCTCCAGTCCCCTCAGCAactccatggcctcctctggacctgctccaacaCTTCCATGCCCTCCTTCTGTTGGGGGCACAGAACTGTGCACagggggggtctcacctgagtggggcagagaggcagaatcccccctcccctgctgcccatgctgctgCCTTCTAACTCCACTACTTGTTCTCTAGGAGAGTTACTAAGTAGTAGTAATGGtagtaataaaataaagtaatagAGGttggaaaggcagcagagactTCTCTGACATCCTCAGGTTTTGGAATGAGGCCATTGGAATAGTTTGTCAGTGCTGAGGTGAGTGTGTGATTCAGCACCTGGAGTTATTCTACCTGTGCTGGAAGGAGAGAAGATGCCAAAAAcaagcagctggattttactgAGGAGCTCCTGTGTAGCTTAGTCAAAGCAGGGAATGAAGACCTTTGAGGACTTGAAGGAGGTTGGGTTTAGacgggatattgggaaggaattgttccctgggagggtgggcaggccctggcacagggtgcccagagcagctgtggctgcccctggatccctggaagtgtccaagggcaGATTAgtcagggcttggagcaatctgggctagtggaagttgtccctgcccatggcaggggatggaatgaggtgatctctaaggtcccttcccacctaAACCACGCTAGGATTCCACAGTTCTCAGAGGGatgtgtgtccaggtgtgactTGGAAGGCAGAGGTTTCCAGCCAACGAGTCATCCATGTGCTTCCTGGGCTCCACCTGAGACCCAAACCCTGTATTTTTCTTGGCCTCTGAGGCCCTTTAAGAATCAAAAGCTCCATCTTCTCGTGTGGTGTGTTGCAGAAGCCTTTTGTTAGCTTCACACTTCATAGATACTAGGCAGCATTGCTGCTGGATACCTTTCATGTTCTCCTTTGAGGCATCACAGGACTGCAACCCcacctgctgctggcacaacaggaagagaaacagcccctggcatcagctgtgtccccactgccacCTTACAGGGGCaggtctgctgctgctgagtcaCCTCCTCTGAGGCACACCGGGGCACGTTCCTCAGCCCTCAGCACAGGGACTGGAGTTCATCCTGTCCTGGGCTATCCCAGGACAGCTGGTGCCCTGCTGTTTTCTCCTGCAGCCACCAGGCTGTGTGCCCAGGGTGCTGGCTGGTGCCTCTTGCCGAGCACAAGGGTAAACCAGTCACAAATCATCTGTCCCTGGCATcctgagctgggaaagggagtATCACCCTGATTTTAGCAATGAGAGAATGTCAGCTCTTGTGCAATTCCTGCCAGATAAGCACAACTCCCTGGCAGTAACCTTGGAGAGCATGGCTCAAGTTAAAGAACCTGACAAGGGAAGCAGTCCTTATCTGCTTGTAGCTCTCCCAGTTTAAAGTCCCTTTGGCTAGGCTGGGATATCTCTGGTTATTATTGTTACCTTTGGCAGGGTTTTGCCCGTGCTGGAGTTGCACAGTGGAGCTTGAGGAAGCAGCTGATCTTTTCACAACACCTTGTTGGAGTTGTTCGGGCAATCATTCCATTCGCTACAATGAAATGCAATAAACAAAAGCATAAATGTTCCTGAATGTGGATTGGGAAATCATGGAAATGTGATCACTGGTGCTTTTCCTCCAGTAATTCCCCCTCTGTTCCTGCATTCAGAAGATCCCAGAACAACCCTGAACTTCTTCTACTTCTTCCCTCATCTCTCTTCATTGTACAATTGGCTTTAAAGCGTATTTTACAGCTAAAAGAGTTTGGTTTGTGGGTGAACAGACCTGGGACAACATGAGCAAAGTTTCTCAATAAAGAAGTACCTACAGTTTTCAAATTTGGTGCAGTAGTGCTCTTGAGATTATTTTCCAGCGTCCTGGAGAAAAGCTGATCTGGCTCAGCTTTGCCAAAGCCCTGATCAGGGCTATCAGAGATGTTTAGGGAGCAGGAACATGTCCCACAGGACGTATTCCAGGGAATCAATCACAGAATgaactaggttggaaaagacccttatgagatcatcaagtccaagaTGTGACCTAGCACCTCCTCATTgactaaaccatggcactgagtgccatgtccagtctttTATACAagtccagggatggtgattccaccacctccctgggcagacgATTCCAGCTCCCaaccactctttcagtgaagaattttctcCTGATGTctaacctaaacttcccctggcacagcttagGGCTGTGTCCTCCCGTTCTGTCAGTGGGAGAAGAATCATCATGGTCAACTCTGGCTTGTGAAGTTTTGGAGAAAATGACATCTGATCTTGATTTCAGCTACCTGCAGCTTTCCATGGCCTTATACCATTCCCACCTGCTTGAAGTCCCATCACATGAAAATGCAAGTCTCAAAGGCCAGGGTCTCTCACTCTCAGAGGTTCATCTAGCAAACTCcaaagaaaatttagaaattacATTGGCAATAACACAGAAATTGCTGTGAGTTCctgaaaaaaaggcaaagtgtTTTCAACCAAATGAAAGCCTGAATCTACTCAGCAATGCCTCTGGAAATTGTTGGCAGGCTGTTAAGGATCAAAAAGATGTGAAAAGGCAGTGCACCATCTGTCATAACTCGATGAAACCTTGTCCTAGATTAACTCTGGGACCAATCAGTTTCTAAATAACCCCACAGGCCAGCACGTTGCTTAAAGCAGACACCAGAGCAATCTCTGGATTACTTGCAAAAGCACCACTTCTCTCCAAGCCTGTGCCTGTGGGAAGGAGGCTGTGGTAGGGCTGTTCAGCACCTCTCCAGTGTGGGCACAGCCTGAAGCTGGCCCTGTGCCCCactgcacagctcctgtgtgtgctgctgtccTTTGCACTGAGTGTGTGATGGTAGGAGATGATGGATCAGCCAGCACGATGACACTGCTG
Protein-coding sequences here:
- the PAOX gene encoding peroxisomal N(1)-acetyl-spermine/spermidine oxidase; translation: MEGSGRRVVAVGAGLAGLGAAQRLRGHGSLLLLEAAARAGGRVCTRPFASGLAEMGAHWIHGPSPGNPVFCLASSYGLLGPEAAREENQQVEAGGHPPMPSVTYGSSGKVLNAKAVREARDLFYALLASTRAFQGSKEPPWPSVGQYLRAEIARTVPTMAGGQDDARRLQLAVLAACLKLECCISGTHSMDLVGLEPFGEYVSLPGLDCTFPGGYSSLAERLISDLPEGTVLLNKAVRSIQWQGSFREEGDGARVFPVRVECEDGDVFLADHVIITVPLGFLKERYQEFFQPPLPERKAQAIRNLGFGTNNKIFLEFEQPFWEPEQQLLEVVWEDDSPLEEPSTDLEANWFKKLIGFVVLQPPEQHGHVLCGFIAGKESEHMETLSDAEVLSAMTRVLRTMTGNPNLPAPRSVLRSRWHSAPYTRGSYSYVAVGSSGDDIDVLAQPLPEDPRDPRPLQLLFAGEATHRTFYSTTHGALLSGWREAERLIRLFQAPVPAPHS
- the LOC131580255 gene encoding lipase member M-like — translated: MWLFLAILLFLQAPTNSEDATKQKKALNPEASMNTSQIICYRGYPSEEYEVLTRDGYYIHLNRIPHGREKPENRGAKPVVFLQHGLFGEGSHWVENLANNSLGFILADSGYDVWLANSRGTSCSRRHQHLSADQVEFWDFSFHEMAMYDLPAAIDFVLQKTGQKQLHYVGYSQGCSIAFIAFSSMPELAQKVKMFFALAPAAVPKNAKSPLMKILLLLDNKLKMIPLLLGRTDASLRIRKLWRFLPELCRHTLLHRPCANLLFLMGGHNEKNLNMTRLDVYTSHYPEGTSVKNIIHWAQVIKSGEFKAFDYGSKNPAVYHQDTPPLYRVEEMPVPTAVWSGGQDWAADQRDILLLLPRISHLVTYSHIPDWNHWDFIWGLDAPGRLYSSILKLMEESW